CCCCGCCCCGCCCGCACCAGGCCCCCCACCAGATAAATCCCCAGCTCCCGCGCCAGCGCCGAAAGAAACGCCTCCGTCTCCCCCCCTTCCCCCTCCGCGATCCCCGCCGCGTTCATGCTGAAGCCCGTCGCGAACATCTCCGGAAGCGCCACGAACGCCCCCCGCGGAAGCCCCGCCGAACGAAGCAGCGCCCCCGCCCGCGCGAAATTCGCCCGCTTGTCTTCCCACGCCGGATCGAACTGACAGGCCGCGACGTGCATCCCTACGCCCCTCCGCAGATCGCCCGAATCCCCTGCGCCAGACGCCCGATCCCCTCCGCCGCCGTGCGGCGATCGAGCGCCCCGTACGCCACCCGGATCGAACACCCCCTCGTCCGCCCGAACGCCGTCCCGGGAATCGCCGCCACCCGGTGCTCCCGGATCAGCCGCTCCACGAGCGCCAGCGGCTCCAGCGACGTCCGCACCCGCACCAGGAAATAAAACGCCCCCGCGGCGGGCGGCGCCTCGACGAGCCCCTTCAACCCCTCGAGCGCCTCCCGCACCACCCGGCGCGTCCGGCCGACCTCCTCCACCCGCTCGCGGCACCACCCCGGCCCCGCCGAGAGCGCCCCCCACGCCGCCCGCTGCGCCGCCACCGTGGGACAGATGAGGTTCGTGTCCTGAATCTTGCGGATCGCCTCCAGGAGATGCTCCGGAATCGCCATGTACCCCACCCGCCAGC
The Planctomycetota bacterium genome window above contains:
- a CDS encoding nitrilase-related carbon-nitrogen hydrolase; translated protein: MHVAACQFDPAWEDKRANFARAGALLRSAGLPRGAFVALPEMFATGFSMNAAGIAEGEGGETEAFLSALARELGIYLVGGLVRAGRG